From Veillonella dispar, one genomic window encodes:
- the rplN gene encoding 50S ribosomal protein L14 gives MIQQQTILNVADNTGAKRIMCIQVMGGSYRKFGNIGDVIVASVKDASPGGVVKKGDVVKAVIVRSKKGIRRQDGSYIRFDENAAVVIKDDKTPRGTRIFGPVARELREKDFMKIVSLAPEVL, from the coding sequence ATGATCCAGCAACAAACAATTTTGAATGTTGCCGACAACACTGGTGCAAAACGTATTATGTGTATCCAAGTCATGGGCGGTTCTTATCGCAAATTCGGCAATATCGGTGACGTAATCGTTGCTTCTGTAAAAGATGCATCACCCGGTGGCGTTGTCAAGAAAGGCGATGTAGTCAAAGCTGTTATTGTTCGTTCTAAAAAAGGTATCCGCCGTCAAGACGGTTCCTATATCCGTTTCGATGAAAACGCAGCAGTAGTTATTAAAGATGACAAGACCCCTCGTGGTACTCGTATCTTTGGACCTGTAGCTAGAGAGCTTCGTGAAAAAGACTTCA
- the rpsQ gene encoding 30S ribosomal protein S17, with translation MAEERNVRKVRVGKVVSDKMNKTVVVAVERKVPHALYNKPMVSTKRFKAHDENNECQIGDTVKIVETRPLSKDKCWRVVEILERQK, from the coding sequence GTGGCAGAAGAAAGAAACGTACGTAAAGTCCGCGTAGGTAAAGTTGTAAGCGACAAAATGAATAAAACTGTTGTTGTTGCTGTAGAACGTAAAGTACCTCACGCATTATATAATAAGCCAATGGTTAGCACTAAACGCTTCAAAGCTCATGATGAAAACAATGAGTGCCAAATTGGCGATACAGTTAAAATTGTAGAAACTCGTCCACTTTCTAAAGATAAATGTTGGAGAGTTGTTGAAATTCTTGAAAGACAAAAATAA
- the rpmC gene encoding 50S ribosomal protein L29: MKVNDIRNMSAAEMEQKVSGLKEELFNLRFQLATGQLENPMRIREVKKTIARIKTVQREVELKSENA, translated from the coding sequence ATGAAGGTTAATGACATTCGCAATATGAGCGCTGCCGAAATGGAACAAAAAGTTTCCGGTCTTAAGGAAGAGTTATTTAACCTCCGTTTTCAGCTTGCAACAGGTCAATTAGAAAATCCTATGCGCATTCGTGAAGTTAAGAAGACAATCGCTCGTATTAAAACTGTACAACGTGAAGTTGAACTTAAATCTGAAAACGCATAA
- the rplP gene encoding 50S ribosomal protein L16: MLIPKRVKHRKQFRGRMKGRAMRGNTVSHGEFGLVACEPSWITNRQIEAARIAMTRYIKRGGKVWIKIFPDKPITAKPAGTRMGSGKGSPEYWVAVVKPGRVMFEMDGVPEATAREAMRLASHKLPIKCKFVVKGKELGGDVNEG; the protein is encoded by the coding sequence ATGCTTATTCCAAAGCGCGTAAAACATCGTAAGCAATTCCGCGGCCGTATGAAAGGTCGTGCTATGCGCGGTAATACAGTGTCTCATGGTGAGTTCGGCTTGGTAGCATGCGAACCATCTTGGATCACTAACCGTCAAATCGAAGCTGCCCGTATTGCTATGACTCGTTATATCAAACGTGGTGGTAAAGTATGGATTAAAATTTTCCCTGACAAACCAATCACAGCTAAACCAGCTGGTACTCGTATGGGTTCCGGTAAAGGTTCTCCTGAATACTGGGTAGCAGTAGTTAAACCAGGTCGTGTAATGTTTGAAATGGACGGTGTGCCAGAAGCTACAGCTCGTGAAGCTATGCGTCTTGCAAGCCATAAACTTCCAATCAAATGCAAATTTGTTGTTAAGGGTAAAGAATTGGGTGGTGACGTAAATGAAGGTTAA